A DNA window from Castanea sativa cultivar Marrone di Chiusa Pesio chromosome 7, ASM4071231v1 contains the following coding sequences:
- the LOC142642362 gene encoding small ribosomal subunit protein bTHXm, giving the protein MAMMQWCGALARRVMMTHRPPSSSLTPPPPPSSSLSGSGVGVPIVCGRGDKKTKKGKRFKGSYGNSRPKKEKKIERIKDRVEVPRSTPWPLPFKLI; this is encoded by the coding sequence ATGGCTATGATGCAGTGGTGCGGCGCACTAGCACGGCGAGTGATGATGACACATAGACCACCTTCGAGCTCCctaacaccaccaccaccaccatcatcatcattatcaggATCGGGAGTAGGAGTGCCGATTGTGTGTGGGCGTGGGGacaagaagaccaagaagggAAAGAGATTCAAAGGCTCGTACGGAAACTCGAGACccaaaaaggagaagaagattgagCGTATCAAGGACCGAGTTGAGGTTCCCAGGTCCACTCCTTGGCCTCTCCCTTTCAAGCTCATctaa